Proteins encoded in a region of the Altererythrobacter ishigakiensis genome:
- a CDS encoding M24 family metallopeptidase, producing MYLRRSFQALAIATVGIAAGPTVASTTSIGKIPMSETEQTSPPLPDILSMRERAKVINRILAERLDTVIPQIMREEDVDLWLLMSREYFEEPVVRSMLDAKSMAARRRTILIFYNPGDGQPIERLTVSRYGLAGLFEPSWDPDDQPNQWKAVANIIAQRDPTKIAINFSDTTAFGDGMTLSQFRAMSRELPSELRERIVSGETLSVRWLETRIPAEIEIYPGIVRIAHSLIGEAFSRKVITPGKTTAADVQWWYREKLASLGVSPWFHPSVGIQRQGEEDMLRGDIVIQPGDLLWTDFGITYLRLNTDTQHLAYVLKPGETEAPEGLRQGLKNTNRTQDILIANFRMGDSGNEVLARARAQAISEGLDPSIYSHPIGSHGHGAGTAIGFWDNQDGDPRGEYRIRPKTAWSIELTTYSEVPEWDGQRVDFRSEEDAYFDGETVRYLDGRQTEITLISSD from the coding sequence ATGTATCTACGTCGCTCATTTCAGGCGTTGGCAATCGCAACCGTGGGCATCGCAGCCGGGCCCACCGTGGCAAGCACGACTTCAATCGGCAAAATACCCATGTCTGAAACTGAGCAAACGTCCCCGCCCCTGCCAGACATCCTTTCAATGCGCGAACGCGCAAAGGTGATTAACCGTATCCTTGCTGAGAGGCTCGACACGGTAATTCCACAGATCATGCGTGAAGAAGATGTCGACCTGTGGCTGCTCATGTCCCGCGAATATTTCGAAGAACCGGTAGTCAGAAGCATGCTCGACGCAAAGAGCATGGCCGCGCGCCGGCGCACTATTTTGATATTCTACAACCCGGGCGATGGGCAACCGATCGAGCGTTTGACAGTCAGCCGCTATGGCCTTGCTGGATTGTTCGAGCCGTCATGGGATCCCGATGATCAACCCAATCAATGGAAGGCCGTTGCGAACATCATCGCTCAAAGAGATCCCACAAAGATCGCAATCAATTTCTCGGACACAACAGCTTTTGGCGACGGTATGACACTCAGCCAGTTTCGTGCGATGTCCCGCGAGTTGCCGTCTGAACTGCGTGAACGGATTGTTTCAGGGGAAACCCTATCTGTGCGTTGGTTGGAAACCCGCATTCCAGCAGAGATCGAGATTTATCCAGGTATAGTGCGTATAGCGCATTCTTTGATCGGTGAAGCTTTCTCCCGCAAAGTCATCACGCCCGGCAAAACCACGGCTGCGGATGTTCAATGGTGGTATCGCGAAAAGCTCGCCAGCCTCGGCGTTTCTCCATGGTTTCATCCATCGGTGGGGATCCAGCGTCAGGGCGAAGAAGACATGCTTCGCGGAGATATCGTTATCCAACCCGGTGATCTGCTTTGGACCGACTTTGGTATCACTTACTTACGGCTCAACACCGATACGCAACATCTGGCTTACGTCTTGAAGCCCGGAGAAACTGAAGCGCCGGAAGGCCTGCGGCAAGGCCTGAAGAACACGAATCGCACCCAGGATATTCTGATCGCGAACTTTCGCATGGGTGATAGCGGGAATGAAGTACTAGCTCGTGCGCGGGCTCAGGCCATTTCAGAAGGTCTCGATCCATCGATCTATTCGCATCCCATTGGCAGCCATGGCCACGGCGCAGGAACAGCGATCGGTTTTTGGGATAATCAAGATGGCGATCCCCGTGGCGAGTATCGCATACGTCCCAAGACGGCCTGGTCGATCGAGCTGACGACCTATAGCGAAGTTCCTGAATGGGACGGACAACGTGTAGACTTCAGATCAGAAGAGGACGCCTATTTTGACGGTGAAACAGTCCGGTATCTGGACGGACGTCAGACAGAAATTACATTAATATCATCAGACTAA
- a CDS encoding CPBP family intramembrane glutamic endopeptidase — MKAWLQTSRGMLCAWLAALLPLFFVTDLAEMLWLGFTFLALVFIKASRQATFQWVYKSVPVSIAIGLAVGVVVFAIDFPLTPVLEEATGTKLNATQLEGLDQEFGVYVEWMLKGILLGGILEEILFRGFLIGWGAQLLGKRWAWVLVVLIAVLFGFGHVNQGVVGQILTGIAGLFFGLTYVACGCKLLPAMIAHGTANALTVSKIYFFGYGMSIETSRTLLGTWGYPFPLM, encoded by the coding sequence ATGAAAGCCTGGCTTCAGACCAGCAGGGGAATGCTGTGCGCTTGGCTTGCCGCTTTGCTGCCTCTCTTCTTCGTGACCGACTTAGCTGAAATGCTGTGGTTGGGATTCACGTTTCTGGCACTCGTGTTCATCAAGGCTTCGCGTCAGGCTACATTCCAATGGGTCTACAAAAGCGTCCCTGTATCGATCGCTATTGGGCTTGCGGTTGGAGTAGTCGTCTTTGCGATAGATTTTCCGCTGACCCCGGTTCTCGAGGAGGCCACCGGCACCAAGCTGAACGCCACTCAATTAGAGGGTCTTGATCAGGAATTTGGCGTTTACGTTGAATGGATGCTCAAGGGCATCTTGCTGGGAGGGATATTGGAAGAGATTCTTTTCCGCGGCTTCCTGATTGGCTGGGGTGCACAATTGCTCGGAAAACGCTGGGCTTGGGTTCTTGTTGTCCTGATCGCGGTGTTGTTTGGATTTGGCCATGTGAACCAAGGTGTTGTTGGGCAAATATTGACCGGGATCGCAGGGCTTTTTTTCGGCCTCACATACGTGGCATGTGGTTGCAAGTTATTGCCCGCCATGATCGCGCATGGCACCGCAAACGCACTAACTGTCTCAAAGATATACTTCTTTGGCTACGGAATGAGCATTGAGACAAGCAGGACCTTGCTCGGGACCTGGGGATATCCCTTCCCTTTGATGTAG
- a CDS encoding helix-turn-helix transcriptional regulator, which produces MLSELEGAVLSVIARKQPLTAYAVRKEFEASATHSWSASAGAIYPLVRRLVKGGLIKENLDAEDARGTRKLELTTDGNQALGNWVLESRAHVLAAGPDPIRTRSFALSAIPPQLRIKALQDWRTATIERLEATIEQIARFDADGDIVAAMATRGGELEERARIQWIDEMIERMRAR; this is translated from the coding sequence ATGCTGTCGGAATTGGAAGGAGCTGTGCTTAGCGTAATTGCGCGCAAGCAGCCACTAACCGCCTACGCAGTACGCAAGGAATTCGAGGCTTCGGCAACTCACAGTTGGAGCGCGAGCGCCGGTGCCATCTACCCTCTCGTTCGAAGGTTGGTCAAAGGCGGGCTGATAAAGGAAAACCTCGACGCCGAAGATGCCAGAGGAACTCGAAAACTGGAACTCACCACCGATGGCAATCAGGCGCTAGGTAATTGGGTGTTGGAAAGTCGGGCACATGTCCTTGCAGCCGGCCCTGATCCGATCCGGACGCGTAGCTTTGCTTTGTCAGCAATTCCACCACAATTGCGTATCAAGGCACTTCAAGATTGGCGAACAGCAACCATTGAAAGACTGGAAGCCACCATTGAGCAGATTGCCCGCTTTGACGCCGATGGCGACATTGTTGCCGCAATGGCGACGAGAGGCGGAGAACTGGAAGAGAGGGCGCGTATTCAGTGGATAGACGAAATGATCGAACGAATGCGCGCTCGCTAA
- the folE gene encoding GTP cyclohydrolase I FolE, whose product MNYMNVHDHAEFDPENPLNKPDVPEDVQEAIRTLIRWTGDDPEREGLVDTPKRVGRAWLEYCQGYQSDPAVHLSRIFEEVGGYDEIVLLKDIPFQSHCEHHMAPITGKAHIAYLPDKKVVGISKLARVLHGFANRLQVQERLTAEVADCIWQNLEPRGVAVVIEAEHGCMTGRGVKVHEVEMLTSRMMGCFLEDHRSRKEVMSLMGY is encoded by the coding sequence ATGAACTACATGAACGTGCATGATCACGCTGAGTTTGACCCGGAGAATCCCTTGAACAAGCCTGATGTGCCGGAAGATGTCCAGGAAGCCATTCGAACCTTGATTCGTTGGACAGGTGACGACCCTGAGCGTGAAGGCTTGGTCGACACCCCGAAACGGGTGGGGCGGGCTTGGCTTGAATATTGTCAGGGATATCAAAGTGATCCTGCGGTTCATCTCAGCCGCATTTTCGAAGAGGTCGGCGGCTATGATGAGATTGTCCTGCTGAAAGACATTCCGTTCCAATCGCATTGTGAGCACCACATGGCACCAATCACCGGCAAGGCGCATATTGCTTACCTTCCGGACAAAAAGGTTGTCGGCATCTCAAAGCTAGCCCGCGTCCTGCATGGTTTTGCAAACCGGCTTCAGGTGCAAGAGCGCCTGACGGCTGAAGTTGCGGACTGCATTTGGCAGAATCTTGAACCGCGCGGCGTCGCCGTTGTTATTGAGGCAGAGCACGGTTGCATGACCGGCCGCGGTGTAAAGGTGCACGAAGTTGAAATGCTCACCAGCCGGATGATGGGCTGTTTTCTTGAAGATCATCGCAGCCGTAAGGAAGTGATGAGCCTGATGGGATATTAA
- a CDS encoding (deoxy)nucleoside triphosphate pyrophosphohydrolase codes for MEKNPTAMLVVAGALRRSDGLWLMHRRPEGKQHGGLWEFPGGKVEAAEKPPEALIRELREELGITIVIDTPEPVAKAKETSPSGQIRIVIQLYTSRDWLGEPQALEGGQINWFEPAEIRKLPKPPLDVELAKQLFADLPR; via the coding sequence TTGGAAAAAAATCCGACAGCGATGCTGGTAGTGGCGGGCGCGCTAAGGCGTTCTGATGGGCTTTGGCTGATGCACAGGAGGCCTGAAGGAAAGCAACATGGCGGGCTTTGGGAGTTTCCTGGCGGGAAGGTCGAAGCTGCTGAAAAACCGCCAGAAGCCTTGATTCGTGAGCTTCGCGAAGAACTTGGCATTACGATAGTGATCGACACACCAGAACCGGTCGCGAAAGCAAAAGAGACCTCACCATCAGGACAGATCCGGATTGTAATCCAGCTTTACACAAGCCGAGATTGGTTAGGAGAACCTCAAGCGTTAGAGGGCGGGCAGATTAACTGGTTCGAGCCCGCTGAGATCAGAAAACTGCCGAAACCACCTTTGGATGTCGAGTTGGCAAAACAACTCTTTGCAGATTTGCCCCGATAA
- a CDS encoding Flp family type IVb pilin → MKLPIFLKRIGSDNSGATAVEYGLIVSLIVIASMGAFGSVADENARMWNTVESAMAEVGSR, encoded by the coding sequence ATGAAATTGCCGATCTTCCTTAAGCGTATCGGGAGCGACAATTCCGGGGCAACCGCTGTTGAGTACGGCCTGATCGTGAGTTTGATCGTAATCGCTTCTATGGGGGCATTCGGTTCGGTTGCGGACGAGAATGCGCGGATGTGGAACACGGTTGAATCTGCGATGGCGGAGGTTGGTTCAAGGTAA
- a CDS encoding Flp family type IVb pilin, with protein MTFINKFFRNEEGATAIEYGLIAALIAVAAITAMGAVGDQLNNTFTEVSTEMAGA; from the coding sequence ATGACTTTCATCAACAAGTTCTTTCGTAACGAAGAAGGCGCAACGGCTATCGAATACGGCCTGATCGCTGCTCTGATCGCAGTTGCAGCGATCACTGCAATGGGCGCTGTAGGTGACCAGCTGAACAACACCTTCACCGAAGTTTCGACCGAAATGGCTGGTGCGTAA
- a CDS encoding M48 family metalloprotease has translation MAFSRKAFALTTAGSLSLLLTGCIGGGPIPSASAPITQQEAQQGAEYHPQLLAEFGGAMTGPQADYVEQVTKNVAVQSGLGNARDSFTVSLLNSSVNNAFAVPGGYVYTTRQLVGLMNNEAELAGVMGHEVAHVAARHSQRRQRAAQQNQLGGVFAAILSNVLLGNSEIGNLLSRSALQGSQLLTLKFSRSQELQADDLGIQYLTSAGYDPRAMGTVLASLAAQNSLDARLQGRGDARPPAWASTHPDPASRVRTALAKAEGLPGTVTNRDAFLTRIDGLLYGDDPDQGIIDGSNFVHPVLRLAFAAPQGFYMVNGTRAVTINGQSGKAQMTLAPYDGSLENYVRQQFATLGGQQPLAPQTLERTTVNGIPAAFGITRVNNGNSQVDVVVFAYEFASNRAYHFQAIAPAGRAGIFDEMFRSMRRVSSSEAASVVPRRIDVVSVRRGESVATLAQRMAFDDEKEARFRVLNALGSSDQLQAGQKVKLVVKTR, from the coding sequence ATGGCTTTTTCGCGCAAGGCATTTGCTCTCACGACCGCCGGATCGTTAAGTCTGCTACTAACCGGTTGTATCGGCGGAGGGCCCATTCCAAGCGCATCGGCTCCGATCACACAGCAAGAGGCGCAACAAGGCGCGGAGTACCACCCGCAATTGCTAGCCGAATTTGGCGGGGCCATGACAGGCCCGCAAGCGGACTACGTTGAACAAGTAACCAAGAATGTCGCAGTTCAGTCGGGCCTCGGAAATGCGCGCGACAGCTTCACGGTTTCGTTGCTTAACAGCTCGGTCAATAATGCGTTCGCTGTCCCAGGCGGCTATGTTTATACCACGCGCCAACTGGTCGGATTGATGAACAATGAAGCCGAGCTGGCAGGCGTAATGGGGCACGAGGTAGCTCATGTCGCAGCCCGCCACTCTCAGCGTAGGCAGCGCGCGGCTCAGCAGAACCAACTTGGCGGTGTTTTCGCCGCGATCCTTTCTAACGTGCTGCTCGGCAATAGCGAGATTGGCAATCTTCTCAGCCGTAGTGCTTTGCAAGGCTCTCAACTTCTTACACTCAAATTTTCGCGTAGCCAGGAACTGCAGGCTGACGATCTGGGAATTCAGTATCTCACTTCGGCAGGCTATGACCCGCGTGCAATGGGAACAGTGCTCGCAAGCCTTGCGGCGCAGAACTCTCTGGACGCTAGATTACAGGGCCGTGGCGACGCGCGGCCGCCTGCATGGGCGTCAACTCATCCTGACCCTGCAAGCCGTGTACGCACCGCGCTGGCAAAGGCCGAGGGGCTGCCCGGGACAGTTACCAATCGCGATGCTTTCCTGACCCGTATCGACGGACTGCTGTATGGCGATGACCCGGATCAGGGCATTATTGACGGCAGTAATTTTGTTCATCCTGTGTTGCGATTGGCGTTCGCTGCTCCGCAGGGCTTTTACATGGTCAACGGTACAAGAGCGGTGACGATCAATGGCCAATCGGGCAAAGCGCAAATGACACTTGCTCCGTACGACGGCAGCCTTGAAAACTATGTGCGCCAACAATTCGCAACGCTTGGTGGTCAGCAGCCGCTGGCACCACAGACGCTAGAGCGCACTACGGTAAACGGGATTCCTGCAGCTTTCGGGATCACGCGCGTGAATAATGGCAATAGTCAGGTGGATGTCGTCGTCTTTGCTTATGAGTTTGCCAGCAATCGCGCATATCATTTTCAGGCAATAGCACCTGCGGGAAGAGCAGGCATCTTTGATGAAATGTTTCGATCAATGCGCAGGGTCTCATCATCTGAGGCCGCAAGTGTTGTTCCGCGGCGGATCGATGTGGTTTCCGTTCGGCGCGGCGAATCGGTCGCCACTCTTGCGCAGCGCATGGCGTTCGACGATGAGAAAGAGGCCCGTTTTCGCGTTTTGAATGCTCTGGGCAGCAGTGATCAGTTGCAGGCTGGCCAGAAGGTCAAGCTGGTGGTCAAGACGCGCTAA
- a CDS encoding acetyl-CoA carboxylase carboxyltransferase subunit alpha, whose amino-acid sequence MISYLEFEKPISKLEERIAELRAAAEGDDVDIGGELKRLEQKSRDLLASTYASLTPWQKTQVARHPQRPHFRDYVKHAFDEFVPLGGDRYYGNDEAILGGFAKLKGKRVVLIGHEKGHDTESRLKHNFGMGKPEGYRKAVRLMELAGRFDLPVVTLVDTSGAFPGVEAEERGQAEAIARSTEACLALPTPMVATIVGEGGSGGAVALATAERVLMLEHAVYSVISPEGCASILWRTAEKAPDAAEAMRVTAQHLKKLKVIDRIVKEPVGGAHRAPEAMARSLGNAIAEEIEKLSKKSKDEIRKMREERFLEIGAS is encoded by the coding sequence ATGATTTCATATCTCGAATTCGAGAAGCCTATTTCCAAGTTGGAAGAGCGTATCGCAGAGTTGCGGGCCGCAGCGGAAGGCGATGACGTTGACATTGGGGGTGAACTGAAGCGGCTCGAGCAGAAAAGCCGTGACCTTCTGGCCAGCACATATGCATCGCTCACGCCGTGGCAAAAGACACAGGTTGCGCGGCATCCGCAACGCCCCCATTTCCGGGACTATGTAAAACATGCCTTTGATGAGTTCGTGCCGCTGGGCGGCGACAGATACTATGGAAATGACGAAGCAATTCTGGGTGGATTCGCCAAGTTAAAGGGCAAACGCGTTGTCTTGATCGGTCATGAAAAGGGACACGACACGGAAAGCCGCCTCAAACACAACTTCGGCATGGGTAAACCGGAGGGCTATCGCAAAGCTGTTCGTTTGATGGAATTGGCGGGTCGGTTTGATCTGCCCGTGGTCACACTGGTGGACACTTCAGGCGCTTTTCCCGGAGTTGAAGCTGAAGAGCGCGGTCAGGCGGAGGCGATTGCACGTTCGACTGAAGCTTGTCTTGCCCTGCCGACCCCGATGGTTGCAACCATAGTTGGGGAGGGAGGATCGGGCGGTGCAGTCGCGTTGGCAACCGCAGAACGCGTTCTGATGCTTGAGCATGCGGTTTACTCCGTCATTTCACCAGAGGGGTGTGCCTCGATCCTGTGGCGTACCGCTGAGAAAGCGCCGGACGCGGCTGAGGCGATGCGCGTGACTGCGCAACATCTGAAGAAGCTCAAAGTGATCGACCGGATCGTTAAAGAACCAGTCGGTGGAGCGCATCGCGCGCCCGAAGCGATGGCCCGGAGCCTTGGCAACGCGATTGCGGAAGAGATCGAGAAGCTTTCGAAGAAGTCCAAAGACGAAATCCGCAAAATGCGTGAAGAACGTTTTCTGGAGATCGGCGCCAGCTGA
- a CDS encoding tyrosine recombinase yields MSAASEAFLDMLAAERGAAANTLSAYRRDLEGVEALIGDLAKASREDVQKLAAVWSGLAPSTVARKTSALRQFFGFAVDEGWRSDDPSPALPKPRTRRPLPKVLSHEEIDRLFERAEMEAESKKSAAVRQLALLELLYGSGLRASELVSLPVSAVPRDAPMITVMGKGGQARIVPVSERARQALASWLEVRSIGKDAKSRFLFPSRRNHLTRIRLYQVLKELAARADIDPGLISPHVLRHAFATHLLEGGADLRVLQTLLGHADISTTQIYTHVDAARLVALVNARHPLARNAT; encoded by the coding sequence ATGAGCGCGGCAAGCGAAGCATTTCTCGATATGCTCGCAGCCGAGAGAGGCGCAGCAGCCAACACGTTAAGCGCATATCGCAGGGATCTCGAAGGAGTGGAGGCGCTAATTGGCGATCTTGCCAAGGCTTCGCGTGAAGATGTCCAAAAGTTGGCTGCGGTCTGGTCGGGACTTGCCCCATCGACAGTCGCCCGGAAGACTTCGGCGTTGCGCCAGTTTTTCGGTTTTGCCGTAGATGAGGGTTGGCGGAGTGACGATCCGTCACCAGCATTGCCTAAGCCGCGCACACGTCGGCCATTGCCCAAGGTTCTTAGTCACGAAGAAATTGACAGGCTCTTCGAGCGCGCAGAGATGGAAGCTGAAAGCAAGAAATCTGCCGCTGTTCGACAATTAGCCCTTCTCGAATTGCTCTACGGGTCTGGTTTGCGGGCAAGTGAACTGGTCTCACTGCCTGTTTCTGCGGTCCCGCGAGATGCTCCGATGATCACTGTGATGGGGAAAGGCGGGCAGGCCCGCATCGTTCCGGTTAGCGAGCGTGCCCGTCAGGCATTGGCTAGCTGGCTGGAGGTTCGCAGTATTGGTAAAGACGCTAAATCACGTTTTCTGTTTCCGTCGCGACGCAATCATCTGACCCGCATACGCCTCTATCAGGTGCTGAAAGAGTTGGCTGCGCGAGCCGACATTGACCCCGGTTTGATCAGCCCACACGTGTTGCGGCACGCATTCGCGACGCATTTGCTGGAAGGTGGGGCTGATCTGCGCGTGCTGCAGACTCTTCTTGGTCATGCCGACATTTCCACAACACAAATCTATACACATGTCGATGCCGCGCGTCTGGTTGCGCTTGTAAATGCGCGACATCCCCTTGCCCGAAACGCAACATAA